The region CGACAAGTACGCCGACTACTGGAAACTCAACCAGAACCACACCCTGATACAGCGCGACTACTGCGTGGACAACCCGAAAGGCTACAAAGGCTACGGAGAAGATGCCTGGGGGCTTACCTCCAGCTATTCTCCGAAGGGCTACGCTGGTCATAGTCCTGAAAACGACCTGGGCGTAATCACACCGACCGCGGCTCTTTCGTCTTACCCTTATGCACCGGAAGCGTCCTTGAAAGTAATCCGCCACCTTTACGAAGAACTGGGCGACAAAGTGATTGGGAAGTACGGGCCGTACGATGCTTACTCGGAGGAGCACAACTGGTTCCCGCAGCGCTACCTGGGCATCGACCAGGGACCGATAGTGGTGATGATCGAGAACGGTCGCACAGGCCTGCTCTGGGATCTGTTCATGAGCGCTCCGGAAGTGCAGAGCGGCCTGAAAAAGCTAGGCTTCCAAAGTCCGCAGCTCAAGTAAGTATAAAAGCTGGCAGGCGCAGGAATAGCTCTCGCGTCTGCTTTTAAAGGAACATATATTACCTGACAGGAATATCAAAGTATAAACCCATACACATGAGAAAAGCCTTACAAGCTATACTTTCACTGGCCATACTTTGGGGCGGGAGCTTCGCTGCCCAGGCGCAAAGCACGCAGGCGAGCACCTACTGCAACCCCATCAACATCGACTATACGTATGCCGTGTATGATGCCTACCGGGATATCTCGTACCGCTCCGGGGCCGACCCAGCCGTGGTGGAGTTCCGCAACGAGTACTACATGTTCGTGACCCGCTCGATGGGCTACTGGCACTCCACCGACCTGCAGAACTGGAACTTCATCAAACCGGAGAAGTGGTACTTTCAGGGATCCAACGCTCCTGCGGCCTTCAACTACAAAGACTCGGTGCTGTATGTGGCCGGCGACCCCTCCGGCTCTATGAGCGTGCTGTATACCGATGATCCCAAGCGCGGCGACTGGAAAGCGACACCCGGTATTCTGGGCGATCTGCAGGACCCGGCGCTCTTTATCGACGACGATGGAAAGGCTTACATGTACTGGGGCTCCTCCAACACATACCCCATCCGGGTAAAAGAGCTGAACAGGAAAGATCGCTTTAAGCCGTCGGAGAAAACGGTGGAGCTTTTTACCCTGCACGGCGACAAGCACGGCTGGGAGCGTTTTGGGGAGAACCACTCCGACACGGTGCTGGCCGGTTACATGGAAGGCCCCTGGATGACGAAGCACAACGGCAAGTACTACCTGCAATATGCCGCCCCCGGCACCGAGTTTAACGTGTATGGCGATGGCGTGTACATTGGCGATTCGCCGCTAGGGCCGTTTACGTATGCCCCGAACAACCCGGTATCCTATAAGCCTGGCGGCTACATGAACGGGGCAGGGCACGGCAGCACCGTGGTAGGGCCGGCAGGGGAGTACTGGCACTTTGGCTCGGCTTCGGTGTCGGTTAACATGAACTGGGAGCGCCGCATCAACATGTTCCATACCACCTTCGATAAGGATGGGCTGATGCACGTGAACACCTACTTCGGCGACTATCCGCACTACGCACCGGCTGTGCCAGGCAAGGCAGGTGATTTTGCCGGCTGGATGCTCCTGTCCTACAAAAAGCCGGTGAAGGGCTCCTCTACCTTAGAAAACTTTAAGCCAGAGAACATGCTCGACGAGAGTACCAAGACCTTCTGGGTAGCCGAGCAGAACAACGACCAGCAGTGGGTGCAGATAGACCTGGAGAAGCCCGGCAAAGTATACGCCGTGCAGGTAAACTACCACGACTACAAATCCAACCTCTATGGCAAAGTGCCGGGGCTGTATCACCGCTATGTGGTGGAGGGCTCTACGGACGGTAAAAACTGGCAAACGCTGGTGGACAGGAGCGACAACTACAGGGATGTGCCTAACGATTACGTCGAGCTGGGTACCCCGCAGACGGTGCGCTACATCCGCTACCGCAACATCCACGCGCCGACGCCTAACCTTTCCATTTCGGGCCTGCGCGTGTTTGGGGTGGGAGAAGGTAAAGCTCCTGCCCGGGTAAAGAACTTTAAGGTAAACCGCAAGCAGGACCGCCGCGACGCCATGATCACCTGGGACAAACAGGCCAATGCGCAAGGTTACAACGTGCTTTGGGGCATCGCACCGGACAAACTCTACAGCTCCTGGATGGTGTACGACGATAACAAGCTGGACCTGAAAAGCCTGGGCGTGGACCAGGGCTACTACTTCGCCATCGAAGCCTTCAACGAAAATGGTGTGTCACAAAGGACGAAGGCGGTAAAGGTGGAGTAAGGTGCTTAACCTAAGTACACGAACTATACTTTAATTACACTTAAACTAATACTGCACCCTGAACTATACTAAACCCAGATCGATGTACAAACCTGATCCCAGTCCTTGGGTTGAGCGCCTTGTGAGATCCGGTGCCCGGTAAGGGCAGCGACTTGGCGCAGGAGGGAACACAGCGCGATGCCCTTATCGAGGGCCCCTACCCCCAGGACGAGCCCTCTCGGGCTGGAGAGCACCAAAGCCAGAAATGAAACGAGTTGGTTGTAAATCTACAGGATGAACGGAAGTTAGATAGAATAGCTTGTGTCAAAATACAAGAAGCAGCGTCTAAGAAAGTATAAGCCAGCAAGTATAAGCAAAGTATAAAGTATGAATCAACAAGTATAAAAGTATGGCTTACGCGGACTAGGAAGTCCGCAGCAGCTTTGGTTCCGGACAGGGATGTCCGGAACAGCAAAACTTTTTAAGCCAGTCGAGTCGGAGAGTCGGCATTACAAAAGGACACAAGTCTGAAGACTTGTGCCAGGAAAGAGGGAGCTATAAAAGTATAAATCAGAAAGTATAAACCAGCTTAAAACCATGCGAAGTATACTTCTTGCCATCCTTACCCTGTTGAGCGCCACCAACCTGCTGGCGCAGGAGACTCCCTACACCAGGGTTTTCTTCGATAACAGTTTGATGGGCAAGGACCACTTTTATACTTCGGCCAGCTATACTTCGCCGAGCTGGGTAAAGAACAGCCGAGGCA is a window of Pontibacter kalidii DNA encoding:
- a CDS encoding family 43 glycosylhydrolase; the protein is MRKALQAILSLAILWGGSFAAQAQSTQASTYCNPINIDYTYAVYDAYRDISYRSGADPAVVEFRNEYYMFVTRSMGYWHSTDLQNWNFIKPEKWYFQGSNAPAAFNYKDSVLYVAGDPSGSMSVLYTDDPKRGDWKATPGILGDLQDPALFIDDDGKAYMYWGSSNTYPIRVKELNRKDRFKPSEKTVELFTLHGDKHGWERFGENHSDTVLAGYMEGPWMTKHNGKYYLQYAAPGTEFNVYGDGVYIGDSPLGPFTYAPNNPVSYKPGGYMNGAGHGSTVVGPAGEYWHFGSASVSVNMNWERRINMFHTTFDKDGLMHVNTYFGDYPHYAPAVPGKAGDFAGWMLLSYKKPVKGSSTLENFKPENMLDESTKTFWVAEQNNDQQWVQIDLEKPGKVYAVQVNYHDYKSNLYGKVPGLYHRYVVEGSTDGKNWQTLVDRSDNYRDVPNDYVELGTPQTVRYIRYRNIHAPTPNLSISGLRVFGVGEGKAPARVKNFKVNRKQDRRDAMITWDKQANAQGYNVLWGIAPDKLYSSWMVYDDNKLDLKSLGVDQGYYFAIEAFNENGVSQRTKAVKVE